A DNA window from Vigna angularis cultivar LongXiaoDou No.4 chromosome 1, ASM1680809v1, whole genome shotgun sequence contains the following coding sequences:
- the LOC108323827 gene encoding monothiol glutaredoxin-S17, with product MGGSVKDVKSKAEVDAVVGGGSPVVLHFWASWCEASKHMDQLFTHLATDFPKAHFLRVEAEEQPEISEAYSVSAVPFFVFCKDGKTFDTLEGADPSSLANKVAKLAGSINPGEAASPASLGMAAGSAVLEAVKDLAQVDASKEKNLVEPGLSGSLKKRLQQLVDSHPVFLFMKGTPEEPKCKFSRKVVEVLKEEKVKFGSFDVMSDSELREGLKKFSNWPTFPQLYCKGELLGGCDIAVAMHENGELREVFKDQGIDTIDEEKESGDAKGGISKSTNLSTGLSSRLESLINSNAVMLFMKGKPDEPKCGFSRKVVEILQQESVPFDSFDILTDEEVRQGLKVYSNWSSYPQLYIKGELIGGSDIVLEMHKSGELKKSLQEKGILPAESIHDRLKKLIASSPVMLFMKGTPDVPRCGFSSRVVDALRQEGLNFGFFDILSDEDVRQGLKVYSNWPTYPQLYYKSELIGGHDIVMELRNNGELKSTLSE from the exons ATGGGTGGATCGGTGAAGGACGTGAAGTCCAAGGCGGAGGTTGATGCGGTGGTGGGTGGTGGCTCTCCGGTTGTCCTCCACTTTTGGGCGTCGTGGTGCGAAGCTTCTAAGCACATGGATCAACTCTTCACTCACTTGGCCACTGATTTCCCCAAAGCCCATTTCTTAAGG GTTGAAGCCGAAGAGCAACCTGAGATATCCGAGGCGTACTCCGTCTCTGCCGTTCCTTTCTTTGTCTTTTGTAAG GATGGCAAGACCTTTGATACATTGGAGGGAGCTGATCCGTCAAGCTTAGCCAATAAGGTTGCCAAACTTGCAGGCTCAATTAACCCTGGAGAGGCTGCTTCTCCTGCCAGTCTCGGGATGGCTGCTGGATCTGCCGTTCTTGAAGCCGTGAAAGATTTAGCTCAAGTAGATGCATCAAAGGAGAAAAATCTAGTTGAACCAGGGCTTAGTGGTTCTCTTAAGAAGCGATTGCAGCAACTCGTTGATTCTCATCCTGTTTTCCTTTTCATGAAAGGAACCCCTGAAGAGCCAAAGTGTAAATTTAGCAGGAAAGTTGTTGAAGtgttgaaggaagaaaaagtcaAGTTTGGAAGTTTTGATGTCATGTCAGATTCAGAGCTTCGTGAAGGCTTGAAGAAGTTTTCAAATTGGCCAACATTTCCTCAGCTTTACTGTAAAGGTGAGCTTCTTGGTGGGTGTGACATAGCAGTTGCTATGCATGAGAATGGGGAATTGCGAGAAGTTTTTAAAGATCAAGGAATTGATACcattgatgaagaaaaagaatcaGGAGATGCCAAAGGCGGGATATCTAAATCTACTAATTTGAGTACTGGCTTATCATCTCGACTGGAAAGTCTGATAAATTCTAATGCAGTTATGCTCTTTATGAAGGGAAAACCAGATGAACCAAAGTGTGGTTTCAGTAGGAAGGTTGTTGAAATTCTCCAGCAAGAGAGCGTACCCTTTGACAGCTTTGACATTCTTACTGATGAAGAAGTCCGTCAAGGGCTTAAGGTTTATTCAAACTGGTCCAGTTATCCTCAGCTGTATATCAAAGGAGAGCTTATTGGGGGATCAGACATTGTGTTGGAGATGCATAAAAGCGGAGAACTTAAGAAAAGTTTACAGGAGAAAGGGATTCTTCCTGCAGAGAGCATTCATGATCGACTGAAGAAATTGATTGCCTCATCCCCTGTGATGCTCTTCATGAAGGGTACCCCAGATGTACCAAGATGTGGTTTTAGTTCCAGAGTTGTTGATGCCCTTCGACAGGAGGGCCTGAATTTTGGgttttttgatatattaagtGATGAGGATGTGAGACAGGGATTGAAGGTATACTCAAATTGGCCAACCTATCCTCAGCTCTACTACAAAAGTGAGCTGATTGGTGGTCACGACATTGTGATGGAGCTGAGAAATAATGGGGAGCTGAAGTCGACCTTATCTGAGTAG